The nucleotide sequence CCCCGCGAATCGCGACCGCGATCTGGTCCGCGACTCGGGTCCTGCTAACAGGCTGGAAGGTGTTCACGAGGCCCCTCTCGTGCCACCGGGCCGGGTGATCCAGTGGTCCGACCACTTTGCCTCGGATGGGGCCTCATGTCAAGGAACTTCGGCGACTCGCCTCGTTGGCCCGACACGATTGCCCCCGCCCCGCGTCGCCTCGTCCCCTCGTCCCCTCGCGGAAACGGCCGTTCCCGACAAACGCGACAGTTAAGGTACAGACGCGCCCGTTGCAACGGTCGCGTCCTTCAGGAACAGGTGTTTCTTTCGTTAGCGGCCGTTCCCTCCGGCGGAGGGGTTGTCGCTGATCTGCGGCGTTGGCGGGTGGCTGCTAGGCTCCGGCCCAGGCGTTCGCCGGGTTGCTGACAGCCCGGATTGGTGAACTGGGTAATTGGATGGAGGACCGATGAACCGTGTTGTGGTTAGCGGAATTGTGGCCGCTGCGGCGATTGGAATCGCCTCCTGCGGTGTCACGCCGATCCTGGACACCGGTAAGGCGGAAGGCGAGATCGAGAAGGGGATACTTCAGCAGGCTGGGGTTGCCGTGGCCGTGGACTGTCCTGAGGGAATCATCGCTAAAGCCGGTGAGGTATTCGAGTGCGTAGGCACAGCCGAGGACGGTGAGAAGATCACGATCAAGGTGACCCAAGAGGACGACGAGGGCAACGTCGCCTGGGAGGTCGTAGCGCCCAAGTAGTCAGGCTTCGCTTACCAAACCTGAACACTTCGCTGACGTTGCCCTGTTCCCGCGGGTGCAAGCTCGGGGCATGAGCGAAACAAATGAACCTGTGGGCTCGAGCCCCGAAGACGAGACGAAGTTCGATCCGTTCGGATTGACTCAAACAGCCGAGATTGCGCCGCCGGACGAAGCTGCGCCGCCCACTGGCGCTCCTGGGGCGACCTACGCGGCTCCCCCTGTTCAGCCCTCGCCGGGCGTCACGTGGCACGACATGTACACGCAAGAGCAGCGGAAGACCCGAGCCCTCCTGGTGACCACGATCGTCGCGGCCGTTCTGTTCTTCGGCGCAGCTGCGTGGGGGATTGGCAGAGCGTCGTCGTTACCCGTGATGGGTCCAGTTGGCATGACGCTGAATGGTCCAGATGGCCCTGGAGGCATGATCGGGCGCGGCCCCGGAGGCATGATCGGCGGACCAGAGGGGAAGGTGCGCGGTCCTGGCGGGATGAGGGGCAGCCAGGGCCAAGGCATGCTTCAGCGGTTCTTCAACGAGGACGGCTCGCTTAACAAGGAGGCCGTAGCCGCCCACAAGGACTTCCTGGCATCCCAAGGGTCCGACGGAATGAGCGGTGTCATGGCCAGCCATCTGAGGAGGGGCCTAGCCGCTTCCGTCGCCAGCGGCCAACTGAGCCAAGCGCAGGCCGATGAGTTGCTGTCGGCGCTGGGAGTGTCGGCGACTCCGTCGCCAAGCCCGACGACCTAGGCGGCGGACGTCTTGGAGGATGGCCGACGTTATTGCGGTAAACCCCTCCCCCTCCCCGGCTTCGCCGGGCTGGGGGAGGGGGAGGGTGCCCCCAGCAGAACGTCGGCCTCCACGGCGACAGCGACGTCCGCCGAGCTCAGTCTCAAGGCAGTCAGGTGATGCAAATCCTCTGATGATCATGGACGTCGACGATCACCCAGGAAGAGATGATCGCTGAGGAGCTTGATCATCAGAGCATTTGCATCATCGGGGCCTCCGCAGAGGCGAGTGACGCCCGCGGGGTCAGCGCGGGTGGCTAACGGGAGTCAGAAACGGCGACTGCCGGACAGGGGCGCCAGTTGACTGGTTGACTCGGGCCTGATCTCAGGCCGGAGGTTGCCCGTGGTTCGTTCGCTGCGCCGGATTCTGGTTCTGTACAGACCGTATCTGGGCCGACTCATCCTGTCCCAGGTGTCCCTGCTGCTTTCGGCGCTCTGCGCGATCAGCGTGGCTGGGTTGACCAGCACGATGATCAACGAAGGGCTGCTGGCGAAGGACACCTCAGTCATCACCGACACCGGGATCTGGATGGGCGTTCTGGCCGTACTGTCGGGCGTCTTCATGGCGATCACAGCGGCGCTGGCGGTCGTGTTCGCTCACGGCACTGGCTATGCGATGCGGACGATGGCCTACGACCAGATCCAGACGTTCTCGTTCGGCAACTTCGACAGGTTCCGCACGGGCAATCTGCTCGTCAGACTCAGCTCCGATGTCCTGAACGTGCAGAACGCGGTGCTGTACGCGATCTTGCTGATCCTGTACGCGCCGTTCATGGTGATAATCGCGTTCGTCCTGGCTCTGCTGACAACCCCGGGCCTAGTGTGGATCCTGGTGGCGGCGGCGGTGATGGTGCTGGCGGTCATGGCCGTCATAGCGCCACGGATCGACCGCGCCTACATAGAACGACAGGAACGCCTGGACGCCGTCAACAACGCGTTGCAGGAGAACTTGTCCGGGGTGCGTGTGGTCAAGTCCTTCGTTCGGGAGGACCTGGAATCGGAGCAGTTCGCCGAGCGAGCCGACGCGTTGCGCACACCGGCGTTCCGTGCCGCATTCAACGTCGCGCTGCTGACCCCGCTGTTGAACGTGTTCTCCCAGGTGGGTATCGCCGTCGCGCTGTGGGTCGGTGGCCAGAGTGTGCTCGAGGACCACGGCCTGACCGTTGGCCAAGTGTCGGCGTTCATGCAGTACCTGACCCTGGTTGTTGTCCCGCTGGCGTTGATGGCGATAGTGATTCCGTTCATCCTGCGCGGTGATGCGTCGGCCAGGCGGATCTACGAGATCATCGATGCCCGCTCGACTCTGTCGGACGACGGGAAGCTCAAACCCGGCACGATCGCTGGCCGCATCTGCTTCGAGAACGTGACATTCGCGTTCGACCGGGCCGACGGCGAACCCAACCCCGCAGTGCTTCACGACATCAACCTGGTCCTCGAACCGGGCGAGCGCGTCGGCATTCTCGGTGCGACTGGGTCCGGCAAGTCGGCGCTCGTCAATCTCATTCCCCGCTTCTATGACGTCTCCGCCGGGAAGGTCACCATCGACGGCGTCGACGTGCGTGACATCCCTCTCGACCAGCTGCGGGCGATCGTCGGCGTGACGCTGCAAGAGGCGGTGCTGTTCCAGGGCGACATCAGAACCAACCTGAAGTTCGGCGCGCCGGATTCCGGCGATGAGGTCATGGAGCAGGCCGCGAAGGCGGCCGATGCGTACGGCTTCGTGATGAATGTGCCCGAGCAGTGGGACGGTGAGGTTTCGCGTCGCGGCTACAACTTCTCGGGCGGCCAGCGACAGAGGTTGTCGATGGCTCGCACGTTGGTCCCACGCCCGTCAGTGCTGATTCTGGATGACTCGACCTCGGCGCTCGACGTCGCCACCGAAGGTCGTGTCCAGGCAGCGATACCGGAGTTCGCCGCTGGAGTCACGACGATTTACGTCGCCCAGCGGATCAGCGCCGTAATCGACCTCGACCGGGTCGTACTGATGGACGCGGGGATGATCGTCGATGTTGGCAGTCACGAAGAACTGCTGGAGCGATCCGGGCTCTACCAACAGATCTACGAGTCCCAGCTCGGTTCGGACGTCACGAGAGGGGCGATTTCGTGAGCGCCGCAACCGCGTCAAAGCCAGGAAGCCAG is from Candidatus Nanopelagicales bacterium and encodes:
- a CDS encoding ABC transporter ATP-binding protein, which produces MVRSLRRILVLYRPYLGRLILSQVSLLLSALCAISVAGLTSTMINEGLLAKDTSVITDTGIWMGVLAVLSGVFMAITAALAVVFAHGTGYAMRTMAYDQIQTFSFGNFDRFRTGNLLVRLSSDVLNVQNAVLYAILLILYAPFMVIIAFVLALLTTPGLVWILVAAAVMVLAVMAVIAPRIDRAYIERQERLDAVNNALQENLSGVRVVKSFVREDLESEQFAERADALRTPAFRAAFNVALLTPLLNVFSQVGIAVALWVGGQSVLEDHGLTVGQVSAFMQYLTLVVVPLALMAIVIPFILRGDASARRIYEIIDARSTLSDDGKLKPGTIAGRICFENVTFAFDRADGEPNPAVLHDINLVLEPGERVGILGATGSGKSALVNLIPRFYDVSAGKVTIDGVDVRDIPLDQLRAIVGVTLQEAVLFQGDIRTNLKFGAPDSGDEVMEQAAKAADAYGFVMNVPEQWDGEVSRRGYNFSGGQRQRLSMARTLVPRPSVLILDDSTSALDVATEGRVQAAIPEFAAGVTTIYVAQRISAVIDLDRVVLMDAGMIVDVGSHEELLERSGLYQQIYESQLGSDVTRGAIS
- a CDS encoding DUF4333 domain-containing protein, whose product is MNRVVVSGIVAAAAIGIASCGVTPILDTGKAEGEIEKGILQQAGVAVAVDCPEGIIAKAGEVFECVGTAEDGEKITIKVTQEDDEGNVAWEVVAPK